The DNA sequence CGGAAGTAGTTGTGGGGCCTGTAGTAATAGAAGATGTCGCCGGGGATGGGAAGGTAGGTAAGGACGTTCTCGGGCGGAAGCACAAACTTGTTGTCCAGGTGGGCTAATACTTGATGCCCGGACCAGATGTCATGTATCGCCTTTACGCGCAGAGGCAAGTGGTGCCATATCGCCTCACAGGTGTTTGGACAGTCCTCCTCTAGAAGATCTGCCACGGCAAAGGTACCATCATCTGGAAAGGAGATCCGGATTTTTCGAGACAGAACATGCGGATCAACTCGTTGATCGGACACCGACCCACTCCTCCCCCCCGGTTGTTCCACGCGTCAGCGAAGGCCTTTCGAGTCTTCTCTCTCGCTCGTCGGACTCGGGATCTCCCCGCCGCCCGCCGCGCCGTCGGTGCGCCTACTTGTAGTAGAACTGCTCCGTGCGCGCGTTTCCCGGCGTGCGCAGCGGCCAGTCCTTGCCCAGCTTGGTCGGCACGTTGTGCATGCGGACGTTGACGACGGCCACGCCCTGATCCATCGGGGTCAGGCCGATCGTGCCGATCTCGAACACGTTGTCCACCCAAATCTTGAAGATTTCCTGAGCGTCCCGCACCTGAGTCTTGGGATCGTCCATTTTGGCCTTGTCGATCAATTCCACGAGACGCTTGACAGGCGCCGGGGGTTCCATGCCTTCCTTCCCGTTCGTGTCGAACCACTGCTTCCACAGAGGCCCGGTCGTGATGGTGCCGTAGAGGATCGTGCGGGGATCGTACATCGTCGTTCCGGTGAACGGAAAGCCGCCGCTGCCCTGGTTCCAGATCTCCGCCTGCAGATCGTTGGACTGGCGCATCTGGAAGTGCAGCGACCGCTCACGCACCTGGACGATCGTCTTGATGCCGACCCGCTCCCAGTCCTTGGCGATCAGCTGCGCGACGTCCGGCCAAGGACCGAAGACGGGCACGACGGAGAGCTCGACGGTGACTCGGCGGTTGCTGCCGGGAAAGAAGCGGAAGCCCTCCGGGTCTTTCTTGTCGAGGCCGATTCGGTCGAGCAGCCGGTTGGCCTCGTCGGGCCGGTACTCCGTGTACTTGTAAGCGTAGAGATTGCCGGGGTAGTATGGCAACCAGGGCGCGGGGACGGGTTGGCGTGCTTCGCCGAGGCCGAGGAACGCAGATTCTTTGATCTGGTTCCGGTTGATCGCGTACGACATAGCGATGCGGAAGTCCCGGTTCTGGAACAAGCGGCCGAGGTCGGGGTCCTTGATGTAGGTCTCGTTGAACGTGACGTCGGCGTCCGCGCCGCCGAAGCCCTGCCAGAGGATGACGCGGTATTTGCCGTCTTTCTCGTGCTCCTTGAGCACCGGGTAATTGCTGAGGATGATATGCCGCTCCTGTTCGTCCAGCTGGCCGGCGATGGCGGCGAGGTTGAGGGACTGGATGTCGGCAAAAAACTTGAACTGGACCGCGTCGATGTACGGGAGCTGGTTCCCCGCTTTGTCCACGCCAACGTAGTAGGGGTTGCGGCGCAGCACGAACAGCTGGTCACTGATGCGCGTCGCGGGCACCCACGCCGCCATTACGGGGCGCTCGGGGTTCTCGGGCGGATGCGCCCTGGCGGCAAAGAGCTCCACCCACGTTTTGAACTTGGCCGCGGCGACCAACTGGTCCAGCTTCGCCCGCTCCGCGTACTTAGCGTGGAACTGCTTCAGGTATCGGGCCGGGAGAAAGCACGCATATTGACGGTCGCCGCTGTCCTTGTTGGCCAGCTCCATCAGGAAGGTGGTGTTCGGGTCCTTGTACGTCCAGCGGACCGTGATGTCGTCCACCCGCTGGACCGCGACCGGTGAGCCATCGTGGTTCTTCATCCACACGGGCAGGGCTGGGGTGAGGTCCTTGTTCAGGAGCACGTCATTGTACCAGAACATGATGTCGTCGGCCGTGAACGGGCTGCCGTCCGACCACTTGGCACCCGCGCGCAGCTTGACCGTCCACGTCGTGAAGTCCTTGGACGGCGTCACGCTCGAGGCATACTTCGGCTCGACCTTGCTCCCGTCCGGTGAGTAGCGCACGAGGGCGTCGTAGACGATGCGGTGGACGTTGTTAAAATCGCTCGGGCCGAGGAAACCGCGGCGCCAGACGCCGCCGTACTGGCCGATCCCCTCCACGGTATTGACAACGAGCGGATCCTCGGGGAGACGCTGTGCGACCGGGGGCAACTTGCCCGCCCGCACGAGGGCGGCGAGCATCGGCGCCTCGTGGTATTTGGCCTGGGCCAGCGCTGACGCCGGCATAAAAATCCCGCCGCCCGGGCCCGACAGCCAGGCCCCCAACGCGAGCAGCACGATCGCCAGGATCCCGATGCGATAGAGTGTGCTTTTCATCGGTACGCCTCCAATTGTCTTGGCCGAGATTTCCGTCTAGACGCCTGTACTCCCTCCCATCAAAGGAGCCCACCCGGCGCTCTCCGTCGCGTATTCACCCATTAAACAAGCAATCCCTGGGGCTTCCTTGGAGCAAGCGGCTGGGCGAATTCTGTGAACGCCAAGCAGGACAAGGCCGGCTAATGCCCGCGGATCGCCTGCCTAGGACACCCATCCCCGCGGTGTTTCAGACGCTATTGGCTGACCTATTCGAGAGTTGGGCATC is a window from the bacterium genome containing:
- a CDS encoding DUF3830 family protein; the protein is MSDQRVDPHVLSRKIRISFPDDGTFAVADLLEEDCPNTCEAIWHHLPLRVKAIHDIWSGHQVLAHLDNKFVLPPENVLTYLPIPGDIFYYYRPHNYFRGSPYGRSESAEIGIVYDRDTRPQGPRGPEAVSLFANISSSLEDFARACEDMIYRGQKDLLIEKLE
- a CDS encoding ABC transporter substrate-binding protein; the encoded protein is MKSTLYRIGILAIVLLALGAWLSGPGGGIFMPASALAQAKYHEAPMLAALVRAGKLPPVAQRLPEDPLVVNTVEGIGQYGGVWRRGFLGPSDFNNVHRIVYDALVRYSPDGSKVEPKYASSVTPSKDFTTWTVKLRAGAKWSDGSPFTADDIMFWYNDVLLNKDLTPALPVWMKNHDGSPVAVQRVDDITVRWTYKDPNTTFLMELANKDSGDRQYACFLPARYLKQFHAKYAERAKLDQLVAAAKFKTWVELFAARAHPPENPERPVMAAWVPATRISDQLFVLRRNPYYVGVDKAGNQLPYIDAVQFKFFADIQSLNLAAIAGQLDEQERHIILSNYPVLKEHEKDGKYRVILWQGFGGADADVTFNETYIKDPDLGRLFQNRDFRIAMSYAINRNQIKESAFLGLGEARQPVPAPWLPYYPGNLYAYKYTEYRPDEANRLLDRIGLDKKDPEGFRFFPGSNRRVTVELSVVPVFGPWPDVAQLIAKDWERVGIKTIVQVRERSLHFQMRQSNDLQAEIWNQGSGGFPFTGTTMYDPRTILYGTITTGPLWKQWFDTNGKEGMEPPAPVKRLVELIDKAKMDDPKTQVRDAQEIFKIWVDNVFEIGTIGLTPMDQGVAVVNVRMHNVPTKLGKDWPLRTPGNARTEQFYYK